A stretch of Numenius arquata chromosome 11, bNumArq3.hap1.1, whole genome shotgun sequence DNA encodes these proteins:
- the SCG3 gene encoding secretogranin-3 isoform X1, translating into MFLKLAVVVQVLSLLASQGHGFPKPVGKDKGIHNRQLSVERPLEEQIAEAEADKNRKIVPTENKPEFRNYSFVDDLNLLKSVAERERNEKERESIRSSLYEQQLAIDDADSTKNRRLVDDYDSTKSGLDYKFQDDPDGLHQLDGTPLTAEDIVQKIAARIYEENDRGVFDKIVSKLLNLGLITESQAYTLEDEVAEVLQQLIANEAKDREKESEDFDYPPSRADSDTKEKQQERMTPRKAGQDSFINGEIDDTLDNTWSSSNVLERRNELPSEDNFEDLQYFPNFYALLKSLNSETEAKEKETLITIMKTLIDFVKMMVKYGTITPEEGVSYLENLDTMIAEQTKKKLENPSTKTRTKLPADKSSEEADSTKEEAAKMEKEYEISKDSTKNEDQNAAGNSEEPRGKAEAYLEAIRKNIEWLKKHNKQGNKEDYDLSKLRDFIDQQADAYVDKGILDKEEADVIKRIYGSL; encoded by the exons ATGTTTCTCAAACTGGCGGTCGTGGTGCAGGTGCTGTCGTTGCTGGCAAGCCAGGGGCATGGCTTCCCAAAACCAGTGGGCAAAG ATAAAGGTATACACAACAGACAGTTAAGTGTAGAAAGACCTTTGGAGGAACAG ATTGCTGAAGCTGAGGCAGACAAGAATAGGAAAATAGTTCCCACAG aaaataagcCAGAGTTCAGGAATTATTCCTTTGTTGATGACCTGAACCTGCTAAAATCAGtagcagaaagagaaaggaatgaaaaggagAGGGAGTCAATTAGAAGCTCTTTGTATGAACAGCAACTGGCCATTGACGATGCAGACTCCACCAAGAACCGCAGGCTTGTGGATGACTATGACTCCACTAAAAGTGGACTGGATTATAAATTCCAAG ATGATCCAGATGGCCTCCATCAATTAGATGGCACTCCTCTGACTGCTGAAGACATTGTTCAGAAAATTGCTGCAAGAATTTATGAGGAAAACGATAGAGGAGTGTTTGACAAGATTGTTTCAAAGCTTCTAAATCTGGGACTA ATCACAGAGAGTCAGGCCTATACCCTGGAAGATGAAGTGGCAGAGGTTTTACAACAGCTAATTGCAAATGAAGCAAAGGATCGTGAGAAGGAGTCTGAAGATTTTGATTACCCTCCAAGCAGAGCAGACAGtgatacaaaagaaaagcaacaggaaagAATG ACACCAAGAAAAGCTGGTCAGGATAGTTTCATTAATGGAGAAATTGACGATACACTGGATAACACATGGTCATCATCTAATGTCTTGGAAAGAAGAAATGAGCTGCCTTCTGAAGATAATTTTGAAGACCTCCAATATTTTCCAAACTTTTATGCACTATTAAAAAGTCTTAATTCAG AGAcggaggcaaaagaaaaagagaccttGATAACTATCATGAAAACCCTGATTGATTTTGTGAAGATGATGGTTAAATATGGAACAATCACACCAGAAGAAGGAGTTTCCTATCTGG AAAACTTAGATACAATGATAGCTGAGCAGACAAAGAAAAAGCTTGAGAACCCTTCCACTAAAACCAGAACAAAGCTACCAGCAG aCAAGAGTAGTGAAGAAGCAGACAGTACAAAGGAAGAAGCAGctaaaatggaaaaggaatatgAAATCTCAAAGGATTCTACAAAAAATGAAGACCAGAATGCAGCAGGGAACAGTGAAGAGCCCAGAG GGAAAGCTGAGGCATATTTGGAAGCAATCAGGAAGAACATAGAATGgctaaaaaaacacaacaaacaaggTAACAAAGAAG
- the SCG3 gene encoding secretogranin-3 isoform X2 → MFLKLAVVVQVLSLLASQGHGFPKPVGKDKGIHNRQLSVERPLEEQIAEAEADKNRKIVPTENKPEFRNYSFVDDLNLLKSVAERERNEKERESIRSSLYEQQLAIDDADSTKNRRLVDDYDSTKSGLDYKFQDDPDGLHQLDGTPLTAEDIVQKIAARIYEENDRGVFDKIVSKLLNLGLITESQAYTLEDEVAEVLQQLIANEAKDREKESEDFDYPPSRADSDTKEKQQERMTPRKAGQDSFINGEIDDTLDNTWSSSNVLERRNELPSEDNFEDLQYFPNFYALLKSLNSETEAKEKETLITIMKTLIDFVKMMVKYGTITPEEGVSYLENLDTMIAEQTKKKLENPSTKTRTKLPADKSSEEADSTKEEAAKMEKEYEISKDSTKNEDQNAAGNSEEPRGKAEAYLEAIRKNIEWLKKHNKQDYDLSKLRDFIDQQADAYVDKGILDKEEADVIKRIYGSL, encoded by the exons ATGTTTCTCAAACTGGCGGTCGTGGTGCAGGTGCTGTCGTTGCTGGCAAGCCAGGGGCATGGCTTCCCAAAACCAGTGGGCAAAG ATAAAGGTATACACAACAGACAGTTAAGTGTAGAAAGACCTTTGGAGGAACAG ATTGCTGAAGCTGAGGCAGACAAGAATAGGAAAATAGTTCCCACAG aaaataagcCAGAGTTCAGGAATTATTCCTTTGTTGATGACCTGAACCTGCTAAAATCAGtagcagaaagagaaaggaatgaaaaggagAGGGAGTCAATTAGAAGCTCTTTGTATGAACAGCAACTGGCCATTGACGATGCAGACTCCACCAAGAACCGCAGGCTTGTGGATGACTATGACTCCACTAAAAGTGGACTGGATTATAAATTCCAAG ATGATCCAGATGGCCTCCATCAATTAGATGGCACTCCTCTGACTGCTGAAGACATTGTTCAGAAAATTGCTGCAAGAATTTATGAGGAAAACGATAGAGGAGTGTTTGACAAGATTGTTTCAAAGCTTCTAAATCTGGGACTA ATCACAGAGAGTCAGGCCTATACCCTGGAAGATGAAGTGGCAGAGGTTTTACAACAGCTAATTGCAAATGAAGCAAAGGATCGTGAGAAGGAGTCTGAAGATTTTGATTACCCTCCAAGCAGAGCAGACAGtgatacaaaagaaaagcaacaggaaagAATG ACACCAAGAAAAGCTGGTCAGGATAGTTTCATTAATGGAGAAATTGACGATACACTGGATAACACATGGTCATCATCTAATGTCTTGGAAAGAAGAAATGAGCTGCCTTCTGAAGATAATTTTGAAGACCTCCAATATTTTCCAAACTTTTATGCACTATTAAAAAGTCTTAATTCAG AGAcggaggcaaaagaaaaagagaccttGATAACTATCATGAAAACCCTGATTGATTTTGTGAAGATGATGGTTAAATATGGAACAATCACACCAGAAGAAGGAGTTTCCTATCTGG AAAACTTAGATACAATGATAGCTGAGCAGACAAAGAAAAAGCTTGAGAACCCTTCCACTAAAACCAGAACAAAGCTACCAGCAG aCAAGAGTAGTGAAGAAGCAGACAGTACAAAGGAAGAAGCAGctaaaatggaaaaggaatatgAAATCTCAAAGGATTCTACAAAAAATGAAGACCAGAATGCAGCAGGGAACAGTGAAGAGCCCAGAG GGAAAGCTGAGGCATATTTGGAAGCAATCAGGAAGAACATAGAATGgctaaaaaaacacaacaaacaag